One genomic window of Etheostoma spectabile isolate EspeVRDwgs_2016 chromosome 5, UIUC_Espe_1.0, whole genome shotgun sequence includes the following:
- the thbs4a gene encoding thrombospondin-4a: protein MMGVWARAAALSLVLQQLVLTVTAQGIIYDLLVSPDCLPDLFQGSLKNKGRDEAFLLSSFRLHSKAPTSLYSVINPKDNTKYLELSVQAKLSKVTIRFQKTDGRSVTTSFNHASLADGQDHHVMLHARGLQGGPPRLNIYVDCRLVHTLDDLPAAFGSLPPGPNKVALRTLQSSGQDELTDLKLVIEDTIDNVATLQDCSMDPRESLQLLSIQGGSTAHDQATMQELKSMLSEMKQLLNQQIKETTFLRNTIAECLACGLGGDPTNTGPAPIVMQPQSTCPPGTCFRQNMCIRSESGGFQCAPCPDGYTGDGVHCDDVDECQFNPCYPGVRCVNTAPGFRCEKCPLGYLGPEINGVGVSYAKSHKQACDDIDECLGPPENGGCTANSHCHNTIGSFRCGECKTGFTGDQVKGCHGIRLCPNGQPNPCDANANCVVERDGSISCVCGVGWAGNGYVCGKDTDIDAYPDSKLQCRDNNCEKDNCVFVPNSGQEDADRDGMGDSCDDDADSDGIINIDDNCWLIPNVDQRNSDKDLHGDACDNCRTVDNPTQRDTDQDGLGDECDDDMDGDGLKNILDNCQRVPNVDQKDRDNDGVGDACDSCPDMANSNQSDSDDDLVGDSCDDNIDSDGDGHQNTKDNCPTIINSSQLDTDKDGMGDECDDDDDNDGILDDDDNCRLVPNPDQKDTDNNRVGDACEGDFDKDNVIDTIDHCPENAEVTLTDFRAYQTVVLDPEGDSQIDPNWVVLNQGMEIVQTMNSDPGLAVGYKAFSGVDFEGTFHVNTMTDDDYAGFIFGYQDSSSFYVVMWKQTEQTYWQAAPFRAVAEPGIQLKVVKSKTGPGEYLRNSLWHTGHTPEQVRLLWKDPRNVGWKDKVSYRWFLQHRPQVGYIRARFFEGPKLVADTGVIIDTSMRGGRLGVFCFSQENIIWSNLKYRCNDTVPADYEDLNAQNTE, encoded by the exons ATGATGGGTGTGTGGGCCAGAGCAGCGGCTCTGTCTCTGGTGCTGCAACAGCTGGTGCTCACTGTCACAGCTCAAGGCATTA TCTATGACCTGCTGGTGTCTCCAGACTGCCTGCCAGACTTGTTCCAAGGAAGCCTAAAGAACAAAGGGCGAGATGAGgctttcctcctctcttccttcaGGCTCCACAGCAAGGCCCCTACCTCTCTGTACAGTGTCATCAACCCCAAAGACAACACCAAGTACCTGGAGCTCAGTGTGCAGGCCAAACTAAGCAAGG TGACCATTCGTTTCCAGAAGACTGACGGCAGATCGGTCACAACCAGTTTCAACCACGCTTCCCTGGCAGATGGCCAAGATCACCATGTGATGCTACATGCCAGAGGTCTACAGGGCGGTCCGCCGCGCCTCAACATCTATGTAGACTGCAGACTGGTACACACTTTGGATGATCTGCCGGCTGCGTTTGGTTCACTCCCCCCTGGTCCCAACAAGGTGGCACTCAGGACCCTGCAGTCGAGTGGACAG GATGAACTGACAGACTTGAAACTGGTGATAGAGGACACCATAGATAATGTGGCGACTCTGCAGGACTGCAGCATGGATCCGCGTGAATCTCTGCAGCTGctga GTATCCAGGGAGGTAGCACTGCACACGACCAGGCCACCATGCAGGAGCTGAAGAGCATGTTATCTGAGATGAAGCAACTGCTCAACCAGCAG ATTAAGGAGACAACTTTTCTGAGAAATACCATTGCGGAATGTCTTGCCTGTG GTCTCGGGGGCGATCCAACCAACACAGGTCCAGCTCCAATTGTCATGCAGCCTCAGTCTACCTGCCCACCTGGCACCTGTTTCAGACAAAACATGTGCATCCGCTCAGAGTCAGGGGGTTTCCAGTGTGCGCCCTGTCCTGATGGATATACAGGAGATGGGGTACACTGTGACGACGTAGATGAA TGCCAGTTTAACCCATGTTACCCTGGTGTCCGGTGTGTGAACACTGCTCCAGGTTTTCGCTGTGAGAAATGCCCTCTGGGATACCTAGGACCAGAGATAAATGGAGTGGGAGTGTCCTATGCAAAGTCCCACAAACAG GCGTGTGACGATATAGATGAGTGTCTGGGCCCGCCTGAGAATGGAGGTTGCACTGCCAACTCACACTGCCACAACACTATA GGCTCCTTCCGCTGCGGTGAGTGCAAAACCGGCTTCACAGGTGATCAGGTGAAAGGCTGCCATGGTATCAGGCTTTGCCCCAATGGTCAACCCAACCCCTGCGACGCTAATGCCAATTGTGTCGTGGAGAGAGACGGCAGCATTAGCTGTGTG TGTGGCGTTGGTTGGGCAGGTAATGGCTATGTGTGTGGAAAGGACACAGATATTGACGCATATCCTGACAGTAAGCTCCAGTGCAGAGACAACAACTGTGAGAAG gataactgtgtgtttgtgccaaaCTCTGGCCAAGAGGATGCAGACAGGGATGGGATGGGTGACTCCTGTGATGATGATGCAGACAGTGATGGCATTATTAACATAGAT GACAACTGCTGGCTTATTCCTAATGTGGACCAAAGGAACAGTGATAAGGATCTCCATGGCGATGCTTGTGACAATTGCAGAACAGTTGATAACCCCACACAGAGGGATACCGATCAGGACGGGCTGGGAGATGAATGCGATGATGATATGGATGGGGACG GTTTGAAGAATATTCTTGACAACTGCCAGCGAGTCCCCAATGTAGaccagaaagacagagacaacgATGGGGTGGGAGATGCCTGTGACAGCTGTCCCGATATGGCCAACTCTAACCAG TCTGACTCAGATGATGACCTTGTAGGAGATAGCTGTGATGACAACATTGACAG TGATGGTGATGGACACCAGAACACAAAAGACAACTGTCCCACAATCATCAATTCCTCTCAGTTGGACACTGACAAGGATGGAATG GGAGATGAATGTGACGATGACGATGATAACGACGGCATACTGGACGATGATGACAACTGCAGACTAGTTCCCAACCCAGACCAAAAGGACACAGATA ATAACAGAGTTGGAGACGCATGCGAAGGAGATTTTGACAAAGACAATGTCATCGACACAATTGACCACTGTCCAGAGAATGCCGAGGTCACCCTGACCGACTTCAGAGCCTATCAGACCGTAGTGCTGGATCCAGAAGGGGACTCTCAGATTGACCCCAACTGGGTGGTCCTCAATCAG GGCATGGAGATAGTTCAGACAATGAACTCTGACCCTGGCCTTGCTGTAG GCTACAAAGCATTCAGTGGGGTCGACTTTGAGGGAACATTCCACGTGAACACAATGACGGATGATGACTACGCCGGCTTCATCTTCGGCTACCAGGACTCCTCCTCCTTCTACGTGGTGATGTGGAAACAGACAGAACAAACCTACTGGCAGGCTGCACCCTTCAGAGCAGTCGCTGAGCCGGGAATACAACTCAAG GTTGTGAAGTCAAAGACAGGTCCGGGTGAGTATCTGAGGAACTCCCTCTGGCACACAGGACACACCCCTGAGCAGGTCCGTCTCCTGTGGAAGGATCCGAGGAACGTTGGCTGGAAGGACAAGGTGTCCTACCGCTGGTTCCTCCAGCACAGACCACAGGTTGGATACATCAG GGCTCGCTTCTTTGAGGGTCCAAAGCTGGTGGCAGACACAGGGGTGATCATTGACACCAGTATGAGAGGTGGAAGACTGGGCGTGTTCTGCTTCTCTCAGGAAAATATAATCTGGTCCAATCTGAAGTACCGTTGCAACG ACACTGTTCCTGCTGACTACGAGGATCTCAATGCCCAGAACACAGAGTGA
- the mtx3 gene encoding metaxin-3 isoform X2 — translation MDQNMAAAMELRCWGGDWGLPSVHTESLIVLAYAKFSGAKVTVSPIDWTWKTLTATVPELLCEDSAVQEPAQILNFLRKRRFNADYELSARQGADTMAYIALLEEKLLPALLHTFWVDAENYANLTRPWFASRSPFPLNFLVPSRHANTALSRILLTKGEAPLHRITEVEGKIYSDAKECLNLLSYRLGTANYFFGNLPTSLDAFVFGFVAPLYKASLPSSPLQSHLRQLDNLTSFCDNILAVYFNSDHPCPPPPVQETMAANLQKLTQLVNKESNMIEKMDDNLRSSPQHKPHRSEPKPSLASEKSSTPA, via the exons ATGGATCAAAACATGGCGGCTGCCATGGAGCTGAGATGCTGGGGAGGAGACTGGGGTTTGCCTTCTGTCCACACGGAGTCTCTGATAGTCCTG GCATATGCCAAGTTTTCAGGGGCAAAAGTCACAGTTTCCCCTATAGACTGGACATGGAAAACTCTAACAG CCACAGTCCCGGAGTTGCTGTGTGAAGACTCTGCAGTTCAGGAACCAGCACAGATTCTCAACTTCCTGAGGAAACGG aggTTTAATGCTGACTATGAACTGTCAGCCAGACAAGGAGCAGACACCATGGCATACATCGCTCTGCTTGAAGAGAAACTACTTCCAGCTCTG TTGCACACTTTCTGGGTGGATGCAGAAAACTACGCCAATCTGACACGGCCATGGTTTGCCTCACGCTCGCCATTCCCTCTTAACTTTCTCGTCCCTAGTCGCCATGCCAACACTGCCCTCTCCCGTATCCTTCTAACCAAAGGAGAGGCACCGCTACACAGAATCACTGAGGTGGAGGGAAAG ATCTACAGCGATGCTAAAGAGTGCCTGAATCTCCTCTCCTACAGACTGGGAACGGCAAACTACTTTTTTGGCAACTT GCCGACCAGTCTGGACGCCtttgtgtttggttttgtgGCTCCACTTTACAAAGCCAGTCTCCCCAGTAGCCCCCTGCAGAGTCACCTCAGGCAGCTGGATAACCTCACAAGCTTCTGTGACAACATCCTCGCAGTCTACTTCAACTCAGACCACCCTT GTCCCCCCCCACCTGTTCAGGAAACAATGGCTGCCAACCTCCAGAAACTAACTCAGCTTGTAAACAAAGAGTCCAACATGATCGAGAAG ATGGATGACAACCTTCGCAGCAGCCCTCAGCACAAACCCCACCGATCGGAGCCCAAACCCAGTCTGGCTAGTGAGAAGAGCTCTACTCCTGCCTAA
- the mtx3 gene encoding metaxin-3 isoform X1, which translates to MDQNMAAAMELRCWGGDWGLPSVHTESLIVLAYAKFSGAKVTVSPIDWTWKTLTATVPELLCEDSAVQEPAQILNFLRKRRFNADYELSARQGADTMAYIALLEEKLLPALLHTFWVDAENYANLTRPWFASRSPFPLNFLVPSRHANTALSRILLTKGEAPLHRITEVEGKIYSDAKECLNLLSYRLGTANYFFGNLPTSLDAFVFGFVAPLYKASLPSSPLQSHLRQLDNLTSFCDNILAVYFNSDHPCPPPPVQETMAANLQKLTQLVNKESNMIEKVLLLSFYRLFAWVHGCIWQMDDNLRSSPQHKPHRSEPKPSLASEKSSTPA; encoded by the exons ATGGATCAAAACATGGCGGCTGCCATGGAGCTGAGATGCTGGGGAGGAGACTGGGGTTTGCCTTCTGTCCACACGGAGTCTCTGATAGTCCTG GCATATGCCAAGTTTTCAGGGGCAAAAGTCACAGTTTCCCCTATAGACTGGACATGGAAAACTCTAACAG CCACAGTCCCGGAGTTGCTGTGTGAAGACTCTGCAGTTCAGGAACCAGCACAGATTCTCAACTTCCTGAGGAAACGG aggTTTAATGCTGACTATGAACTGTCAGCCAGACAAGGAGCAGACACCATGGCATACATCGCTCTGCTTGAAGAGAAACTACTTCCAGCTCTG TTGCACACTTTCTGGGTGGATGCAGAAAACTACGCCAATCTGACACGGCCATGGTTTGCCTCACGCTCGCCATTCCCTCTTAACTTTCTCGTCCCTAGTCGCCATGCCAACACTGCCCTCTCCCGTATCCTTCTAACCAAAGGAGAGGCACCGCTACACAGAATCACTGAGGTGGAGGGAAAG ATCTACAGCGATGCTAAAGAGTGCCTGAATCTCCTCTCCTACAGACTGGGAACGGCAAACTACTTTTTTGGCAACTT GCCGACCAGTCTGGACGCCtttgtgtttggttttgtgGCTCCACTTTACAAAGCCAGTCTCCCCAGTAGCCCCCTGCAGAGTCACCTCAGGCAGCTGGATAACCTCACAAGCTTCTGTGACAACATCCTCGCAGTCTACTTCAACTCAGACCACCCTT GTCCCCCCCCACCTGTTCAGGAAACAATGGCTGCCAACCTCCAGAAACTAACTCAGCTTGTAAACAAAGAGTCCAACATGATCGAGAAGGTGCTTCTGCTTTCCTTTTACCGTCTCTTTGCTTGGGTTCATGGTTGCATTTGGCAG ATGGATGACAACCTTCGCAGCAGCCCTCAGCACAAACCCCACCGATCGGAGCCCAAACCCAGTCTGGCTAGTGAGAAGAGCTCTACTCCTGCCTAA
- the mtx3 gene encoding metaxin-3 isoform X3, which yields MDQNMAAAMELRCWGGDWGLPSVHTESLIVLAYAKFSGAKVTVSPIDWTWKTLTATVPELLCEDSAVQEPAQILNFLRKRRFNADYELSARQGADTMAYIALLEEKLLPALLHTFWVDAENYANLTRPWFASRSPFPLNFLVPSRHANTALSRILLTKGEAPLHRITEVEGKIYSDAKECLNLLSYRLGTANYFFGNLPTSLDAFVFGFVAPLYKASLPSSPLQSHLRQLDNLTSFCDNILAVYFNSDHPYG from the exons ATGGATCAAAACATGGCGGCTGCCATGGAGCTGAGATGCTGGGGAGGAGACTGGGGTTTGCCTTCTGTCCACACGGAGTCTCTGATAGTCCTG GCATATGCCAAGTTTTCAGGGGCAAAAGTCACAGTTTCCCCTATAGACTGGACATGGAAAACTCTAACAG CCACAGTCCCGGAGTTGCTGTGTGAAGACTCTGCAGTTCAGGAACCAGCACAGATTCTCAACTTCCTGAGGAAACGG aggTTTAATGCTGACTATGAACTGTCAGCCAGACAAGGAGCAGACACCATGGCATACATCGCTCTGCTTGAAGAGAAACTACTTCCAGCTCTG TTGCACACTTTCTGGGTGGATGCAGAAAACTACGCCAATCTGACACGGCCATGGTTTGCCTCACGCTCGCCATTCCCTCTTAACTTTCTCGTCCCTAGTCGCCATGCCAACACTGCCCTCTCCCGTATCCTTCTAACCAAAGGAGAGGCACCGCTACACAGAATCACTGAGGTGGAGGGAAAG ATCTACAGCGATGCTAAAGAGTGCCTGAATCTCCTCTCCTACAGACTGGGAACGGCAAACTACTTTTTTGGCAACTT GCCGACCAGTCTGGACGCCtttgtgtttggttttgtgGCTCCACTTTACAAAGCCAGTCTCCCCAGTAGCCCCCTGCAGAGTCACCTCAGGCAGCTGGATAACCTCACAAGCTTCTGTGACAACATCCTCGCAGTCTACTTCAACTCAGACCACCCTT ATGGATGA